In Toxoplasma gondii ME49 chromosome VIII, whole genome shotgun sequence, a single genomic region encodes these proteins:
- a CDS encoding synaptobrevin family protein (encoded by transcript TGME49_270070~Predicted trans-membrane domain (TMHMM2.0):201-224), with protein sequence MCDITFVSRASDGLLLAESWDDATANPQLHALKQQAKQVLKRIGHGPLRCSIDAGSYKYHYLIADGVAFMTVCGGSYPKKLAFSFLEDIQRAFQEELQTSFGTHAVDYRSIIETIEKPYYFVKFDRVIQRKKQDYRDPDSSRALNKLNESLTEVTGIMRRNIEDILQRGENLEDVGKKAGDLKDASAKFKGLAKALSFRAMLQQYAPLVMMCLFFAILIFWKLFL encoded by the exons aTGTGCGACATCACTTTCGTGAGCCGGGCGTCTGACGGCCTGCTCCTCGCGGAGTCCTGGGACGACGCCACGGCGAATCcccaactgcatgcgctcaaGCAACAGGCCAAACAAGTTCTGAAACGCATTGGTCACGGCCCACTTCGATGCTCCATCGATGCCGGCTCTTACAAATACCA CTACCTGATTGCGGATGGAGTTGCGTTCATGACGGTTTGCGGCGGCTCCTATCCGAAGAAActcgctttttcgtttctggaAGACATTCAGCGCGCGTTTCaagaagagctgcagacgTCGTTcgggacgcatgcagtcgactATCGCTCTATCATCGAGACGATCGAGAAGCCGTACTACTTCGTCAAATTCG ACCGAGTCatccagagaaagaaacaggacTACCGCGACCCTGACTCCAGCCGCGCACTGAACAAGCTGAACGAGTCTCTGACGGAAGTGACAGGCATCATGAGGCGGAACATCGAAGACATTCTTCAGCGCGGCGAGAATCTTGAAG ATGTGGGGAAGAAGGCTGGAGACCTGAAGGATGCTTCAGCGAAG TTCAAGGGCCTCGCGAAGGCGCTGAGTTTCCGGGCAATGCTGCAGCAGTATGCACCTCTCGTGATGATGTGCCTCTTTTTCGCGATCTTGATTTTCTGGAAACTCTTCCTCTGA
- a CDS encoding hypothetical protein (encoded by transcript TGME49_270080), producing MTARLRRCTCRVLDNLKRTPTPEKSCRCVAGESRTEKGAVTHRDNKRSTEQSGGTATQQDQEQWPASPFSSSVST from the exons ATGACCGCTCGCCTACGCAGATGTACGTG TCGCGTTCTCGATAACCTGAAACGGACGCCGACGCCTGAGAAAAGTTGTAGATGCGTTGCAGGAGAAAgcaggacagagaaaggagcagTGACACACAGAGATAACAAAAGAAGCACTGAACAAAGTGGAGGCACCGCAACACAGCAG GACCAAGAGCAGTGGCCAGCATCTCCGTTCTCGTCCAGCGTTTCCACGTAA